The following proteins come from a genomic window of Hydractinia symbiolongicarpus strain clone_291-10 chromosome 2, HSymV2.1, whole genome shotgun sequence:
- the LOC130629781 gene encoding protein patched homolog 1-like isoform X1 produces the protein MSPIDKNENEFVNIPLQDIKLNQNAHHTAESENNTTDGGSCLNCKKWDLFLKRTREKVHLMFYDLGCFIQKRYCMVAVISLLVVLPLAIGVKFIGTETDVEKMWIATGGRLQEEMEYTKKHIGSNGFGIEEFDYESFIQIQKSGKDNILDNKILLEHLDMLKKVLNLEITMYMQQWSLADFCIKYEVPLFKASQEEAKLIDSLRPCLIMTPLDCFWEGAYTTGTSAGKYSYLSTSPLELLDRITENSVIDVKAAKDFLHKAGVDAGYMNKTCLENTDISCPLHQWRGKILPEPDLGAILTGGCYRVAKKIMHWDEDLIISGIEKNSTGYIKYAAAFQTIIQVTNAEYFAKSEKAQSIPNFSMEKAKSIIDAWKLKFTELVNREGQRKKLRSRMIAFSTASFQDVIDRFTRINTKSVAVGFVIVTAYAIVSLKRWSSAVYSYSLMGAVGVAFVCVSVFSGIGISHFFGMKLSAASTQVLPYLAVGLGLDSMFLMVRTYVVICDSGQFVDTKIVGMCLGECGLSVTITSFANACAFLMASTIPILSLQEFSKQAAIIVLLNWFMLMFLFTSILSFDVERQKHNRIDLCCCVKNDEEEDEEDEEDDSRLYKDAKYNQKNLQNNMNKLFLVGTNPHVPTSNCPRNQRKMQEQSRRHFNVNQAEVKRRKKKESSRWRRVLKKFSVAYFVRNYFGKWMVSSQVKILVLFCCCIQLFLAGYGATMVKQELNIADMLPRNSPQHLFVTQRDKHFSYYAFHMITQYEQDGKVFDYANNQPLLHEYYKRISEVNNVLRRRGPDKYPRFWLIILRDWLIDCDKKFRQEWNAGRIHQSCVPNCNISREAKIVYLLLLLDHTDNEFLKKEPEKLVENGIIKPSSFYYALTLWYWNDHLGTVKAQASIHPPLKEPIIQNKQKLDERYKAEPQFISIPFHVHNLKTTEDFVTFVKDIRSICDEFAERGLPSYPKGIPFTYWEQFILLQKHMTTSGVVVLCFTFSFTLITVMSVRAAFIVAFFLTIIAFELYGFIGLLGINLSAIPVVVLIVSVGVAVEYTLHTVLAFVNTPGDRNERMRAALEITFAPKVDSAISILIVMALLSNSELDFVVKFFHLIICLVLTALFNGVFVLPVVLSFFGPCCEITHRSIIPSIQPAFTIPISVKVNINKNEKRRPAPNRHLTPIDEERSSEISSQESTTSVRPSTPYFSSSHGFSSSSDTSAGMDSVIPPEWEHTPRLYKNDTHSRRNNCRRNGTRHDFRTIPTNSCKKNRKTRSCTTSSNSALPSSQQSSRYSNRTKQNSANPRVIQVQSQDDNRSTTKVKATIQIEVEASTSSSYPSYEDDYDDDDGLPTINC, from the exons ATGTCTCCTATCGACAAAAACGAAAACGAATTTGTAAACATCCCGTTGCAAGATATAAAATTAAACCAAAACGCACATCATACTGCAGAAAGTGAAAACAACACGACAGACGGAGGTAGTTGTTTG AATTGCAAAAAATgggatttatttttaaagagaaCTCGCGAAAAGGTCCATCTTATGTTTTATGATTTGGGTTGCTTTATACAAAAACGATACTGTATGGTTGCTGTTATCAGTTTACTGGTTGTGTTGCCGTTAGCAATTGGTGTAAAGTTTATTGGGACAGAGACAGATGTGGAAAAAATGTGGATTGCAA CTGGTGGAAGGTTGCAAGAAGAGATGGAATATACCAAAAAACATATTGGATCAAACGGATTTGGTATAGAAGAATTTGACTATGAATCTTTCATTCAAATACAAAAAAGTGGCAAAGATAATATTTTagacaataaaattttgttagagCATTTGGATATGTTGAAGAAAGTTTTAAACTTAGAAATTACCATGTATAtgca GCAATGGTCGTTAGCAGATTTTTGTATCAAATATGAAGTCCCGCTGTTTAAAGCAAGTCAAGAGGAAGCTAAG cTGATCGATTCACTACGACCTTGTTTGATTATGACACCCTTAGATTGCTTTTGGGAAGGAGCATACACGACAGGAACTTCTGCTGGAAAATATTCCTACCTTAGTACGTCACCTTTAGAGCTACTTGACAGAATTACTGAAAACAGTGTGATTGATGTAAAAGCTGCAAAAGACTTCTTACACAAG GCTGGCGTTGATGCTGGATACAtgaataaaacatgtctggAAAACACTGATATAAGTTGTCCTTTACATCAATGGAGGGGGAAA ATATTGCCAGAACCAGATCTTGGTGCCATTTTAACTGGTGGCTGTTACCGAGTTGCAAAGAAAATTATGCACTGGGATGAGGATCTTATCATTAGTGGAATTGAGAAAAACTCAACTGGTTACAttaaata TGCAGCTGCATTTCAGACGATAATTCAAGTAACCAATGCTGAATATTTTGCAAAGTCTGAAAAAGCTCAATCTATTCCAAATTTTTCGATGGAAAAGGCCAAATCCATTATTGATGCATGGAAACTAAAATTTACTGAATTGGTAAACAGGGAAGGACAAAGAAAGAAATTGCGTTCTAGGATGATCGCTTTTTCCACTGCGTCTTTCCAAGACGTGATAGATAGATTTACGAGGATTAACACAAAGTCGGTTGCTGTTGGATTTGTTATTGTG ACTGCATACGCCATTGTTTCTCTGAAGCGTTGGTCATCAGCTGTTTACTCATATAGTTTAATGGGAGCTGTTGGAGTGGCTTTTGTTTGTGTGTCTGTGTTCTCTGGAATTGgaatttctcatttttttggGATGAAACTCTCAGCAGCTTCAACACAA gTGCTTCCCTATCTTGCTGTTGGTTTGGGTTTAGACAGCATGTTTCTTATGGTCAGGACTTATGTTGTTATTTGCGATTCTGGTCAATTTGTTGATACTAAAATAGTTGGTATGTGCTTGGGAGAGTGCGGCCTTAGTGTTACTATCACTTCATTTGCAAATGCTTGTGCATTTCTGATGGCATCAACGATTCCCATCCTGTCTTTACAGGAGTTTTCCAAACAG GCAGCCATTATTGTGCTACTGAATTGGTTTATGTTGATGTTTTTGTTCACTTCTATTTTATCTTTCGATGTGGAGAGACAGAAGCATAATAGAATTGATCTGTGTTGCTGTGTTAAAAA TGATGAAGAGGAAGATGAGGAGGATGAGGAGGATGACTCGAGACTTTATAAAGATGCAAAATATAACCAAAAAAATTTGCAGAACAATATGAACAAATTATTTCTTGTTGGTACTAATCCCCATGTCCCTACTTCGAACTGTCCACGAAACCAACGGAAGATGCAGGAACAGTCCAGACGACATTTCAATGTCAATCAAGCCGAAGTGAAACGTAGGAAGAAGAAAGAATCTTCACGATGGAGGAGAGTGTTGAAAAAGTTTTCTGTTGCTTACTTTGTGCGTAATTATTTTGGAAAGTGGATGGTTTCATCACAGGTGAAG ATTCTTGTCTTGTTCTGTTGCTGCATTCAACTCTTTCTGGCTGGCTATGGTGCAACAATGGTGAAACAAGAATTAAACATTGCAGACATGCTTCCAAGAAATTCACCACAACATTTATTTGTGACGCAACGCGACAAACATTTTTCGTACTATGCTTTCCACATGATCACTCAGTATGAGCAGGATGGCAAAGTGTTCGATTACGCGAATAATCAACCGTTATTGCATGAATATTATAAGAGAATTTCAGAA GTAAATAATGTTTTGAGGCGAAGAGGCCCTGATAAGTATCCTCGATTCTGGTTAATTATACTTCGAGATTGGTTGATAG ATTGTGATAAAAAGTTCCGTCAGGAATGGAACGCTGGAAGAATTCATCAGTCGTGTGTTCCGAATTGTAATATTTCACGAGAAGCCAAAATCGTGTATCTGTTATTGTTACTTGATCATACCGATAATGAGTTTTTAAAG AAGGAACCAGAAAAACTTGTTGAAAATGGTATCATTAAGCCTTCATCCTTTTACTACGCATTGACACTATGGTATTGGAATGATCATTTAGGAACTGTCAAAGCTCAG GCTAGCATCCACCCACCACTTAAAGAACCCAttattcaaaataaacaaaaattagacG aaaGATACAAAGCCGAACCGCAGTTTATAAGCATCCCATTTCATGTTCATAACTTGAAAACGACAGAAGATTTCGTCACTTTTGTCAAG GATATCAGAAGTATTTGTGATGAGTTCGCCGAAAGAGGATTGCCCAGTTATCCGAAAGGCATCCCGTTTACATACTGGGAACAGTTCATCTTGTTGCAGAAACACATGACGACGTCGGGGGTCGTGGTCCTCTGTTTTACCTTCTCTTTCACTTTGATCACAGTGATGAGCGTGAGAGCTGCTTTCATCGTG GCGTTCTTCCTGACGATTATCGCTTTTGAATTGTATGGTTTTATCGGCCTGCTTGGTATAAACCTGAGTGCTATCCCCGTGGTTGTTTTGATTGTATCTGTCGGAGTTGCTGTGGAATATACTCTTCACACTGTGCTT GCGTTTGTAAACACACCTGGAGATAGGAATGAACGCATGAGGGCAGCATTGGAGATTACTTTTGCGCCGAAAGTGGACAGCGCCATTTCGATTTTAATTGTAATGGCGCTTCTTTCAAACTCTGAACTCGACTTCGTTGTGAA ATTCTTCCATTTAATTATATGTCTCGTACTGACCgcactttttaatggtgttttTGTTCTACCCGTTGTTCTATCCTTTTTTGGTCCATGCTGTGAG ATAACACACCGTTCAATAATTCCTAGCATACAACCAGCTTTCACAATACCAATATCGGTGAAAGTAAACATAAATAAGAACGAGAAACGCAGGCCTGCACCTAACCGTCATTTGACGCCGATAGATGAAGAACGTTCATCGGAGATATCTTCACAAGAGAGTACGACCTCAGTGCGGCCCTCTACCCCGTATTTTAGTTCTTCGCACGGCTTTAGCTCTTCTTCTGACACATCTGCTGGTATGGACAGCGTGATACCACCGGAGTGGGAACACACACCAAGACTTTATAAAAACGACACGCACAGTCGGCGAAATAATTGTCGAAGAAACGGCACACGTCATGATTTTCGAACAATTCCGACAAACAGTTGTAAAAAGAACAGAAAGACGCGTAGTTGTACAACGTCGAGTAATTCGGCGTTACCTAGTAGTCAGCAGTCTTCTCGCTATTCTAATCGCACCAAACAAAACAGCGCAAACCCTAGAGTAATTCAAGTACAGTCACAAGACGACAATAGATCGACGACGAAAGTTAAAGCGACGATACAAATTGAAGTAGAAGCATCCACGTCGTCGTCATATCCAAGTTACGAAGACGACTATGATGATGACGATGGCTTACCGACAattaattgttaa
- the LOC130629781 gene encoding protein patched homolog 1-like isoform X2, giving the protein MFYDLGCFIQKRYCMVAVISLLVVLPLAIGVKFIGTETDVEKMWIATGGRLQEEMEYTKKHIGSNGFGIEEFDYESFIQIQKSGKDNILDNKILLEHLDMLKKVLNLEITMYMQQWSLADFCIKYEVPLFKASQEEAKLIDSLRPCLIMTPLDCFWEGAYTTGTSAGKYSYLSTSPLELLDRITENSVIDVKAAKDFLHKAGVDAGYMNKTCLENTDISCPLHQWRGKILPEPDLGAILTGGCYRVAKKIMHWDEDLIISGIEKNSTGYIKYAAAFQTIIQVTNAEYFAKSEKAQSIPNFSMEKAKSIIDAWKLKFTELVNREGQRKKLRSRMIAFSTASFQDVIDRFTRINTKSVAVGFVIVTAYAIVSLKRWSSAVYSYSLMGAVGVAFVCVSVFSGIGISHFFGMKLSAASTQVLPYLAVGLGLDSMFLMVRTYVVICDSGQFVDTKIVGMCLGECGLSVTITSFANACAFLMASTIPILSLQEFSKQAAIIVLLNWFMLMFLFTSILSFDVERQKHNRIDLCCCVKNDEEEDEEDEEDDSRLYKDAKYNQKNLQNNMNKLFLVGTNPHVPTSNCPRNQRKMQEQSRRHFNVNQAEVKRRKKKESSRWRRVLKKFSVAYFVRNYFGKWMVSSQVKILVLFCCCIQLFLAGYGATMVKQELNIADMLPRNSPQHLFVTQRDKHFSYYAFHMITQYEQDGKVFDYANNQPLLHEYYKRISEVNNVLRRRGPDKYPRFWLIILRDWLIDCDKKFRQEWNAGRIHQSCVPNCNISREAKIVYLLLLLDHTDNEFLKKEPEKLVENGIIKPSSFYYALTLWYWNDHLGTVKAQASIHPPLKEPIIQNKQKLDERYKAEPQFISIPFHVHNLKTTEDFVTFVKDIRSICDEFAERGLPSYPKGIPFTYWEQFILLQKHMTTSGVVVLCFTFSFTLITVMSVRAAFIVAFFLTIIAFELYGFIGLLGINLSAIPVVVLIVSVGVAVEYTLHTVLAFVNTPGDRNERMRAALEITFAPKVDSAISILIVMALLSNSELDFVVKFFHLIICLVLTALFNGVFVLPVVLSFFGPCCEITHRSIIPSIQPAFTIPISVKVNINKNEKRRPAPNRHLTPIDEERSSEISSQESTTSVRPSTPYFSSSHGFSSSSDTSAGMDSVIPPEWEHTPRLYKNDTHSRRNNCRRNGTRHDFRTIPTNSCKKNRKTRSCTTSSNSALPSSQQSSRYSNRTKQNSANPRVIQVQSQDDNRSTTKVKATIQIEVEASTSSSYPSYEDDYDDDDGLPTINC; this is encoded by the exons ATGTTTTATGATTTGGGTTGCTTTATACAAAAACGATACTGTATGGTTGCTGTTATCAGTTTACTGGTTGTGTTGCCGTTAGCAATTGGTGTAAAGTTTATTGGGACAGAGACAGATGTGGAAAAAATGTGGATTGCAA CTGGTGGAAGGTTGCAAGAAGAGATGGAATATACCAAAAAACATATTGGATCAAACGGATTTGGTATAGAAGAATTTGACTATGAATCTTTCATTCAAATACAAAAAAGTGGCAAAGATAATATTTTagacaataaaattttgttagagCATTTGGATATGTTGAAGAAAGTTTTAAACTTAGAAATTACCATGTATAtgca GCAATGGTCGTTAGCAGATTTTTGTATCAAATATGAAGTCCCGCTGTTTAAAGCAAGTCAAGAGGAAGCTAAG cTGATCGATTCACTACGACCTTGTTTGATTATGACACCCTTAGATTGCTTTTGGGAAGGAGCATACACGACAGGAACTTCTGCTGGAAAATATTCCTACCTTAGTACGTCACCTTTAGAGCTACTTGACAGAATTACTGAAAACAGTGTGATTGATGTAAAAGCTGCAAAAGACTTCTTACACAAG GCTGGCGTTGATGCTGGATACAtgaataaaacatgtctggAAAACACTGATATAAGTTGTCCTTTACATCAATGGAGGGGGAAA ATATTGCCAGAACCAGATCTTGGTGCCATTTTAACTGGTGGCTGTTACCGAGTTGCAAAGAAAATTATGCACTGGGATGAGGATCTTATCATTAGTGGAATTGAGAAAAACTCAACTGGTTACAttaaata TGCAGCTGCATTTCAGACGATAATTCAAGTAACCAATGCTGAATATTTTGCAAAGTCTGAAAAAGCTCAATCTATTCCAAATTTTTCGATGGAAAAGGCCAAATCCATTATTGATGCATGGAAACTAAAATTTACTGAATTGGTAAACAGGGAAGGACAAAGAAAGAAATTGCGTTCTAGGATGATCGCTTTTTCCACTGCGTCTTTCCAAGACGTGATAGATAGATTTACGAGGATTAACACAAAGTCGGTTGCTGTTGGATTTGTTATTGTG ACTGCATACGCCATTGTTTCTCTGAAGCGTTGGTCATCAGCTGTTTACTCATATAGTTTAATGGGAGCTGTTGGAGTGGCTTTTGTTTGTGTGTCTGTGTTCTCTGGAATTGgaatttctcatttttttggGATGAAACTCTCAGCAGCTTCAACACAA gTGCTTCCCTATCTTGCTGTTGGTTTGGGTTTAGACAGCATGTTTCTTATGGTCAGGACTTATGTTGTTATTTGCGATTCTGGTCAATTTGTTGATACTAAAATAGTTGGTATGTGCTTGGGAGAGTGCGGCCTTAGTGTTACTATCACTTCATTTGCAAATGCTTGTGCATTTCTGATGGCATCAACGATTCCCATCCTGTCTTTACAGGAGTTTTCCAAACAG GCAGCCATTATTGTGCTACTGAATTGGTTTATGTTGATGTTTTTGTTCACTTCTATTTTATCTTTCGATGTGGAGAGACAGAAGCATAATAGAATTGATCTGTGTTGCTGTGTTAAAAA TGATGAAGAGGAAGATGAGGAGGATGAGGAGGATGACTCGAGACTTTATAAAGATGCAAAATATAACCAAAAAAATTTGCAGAACAATATGAACAAATTATTTCTTGTTGGTACTAATCCCCATGTCCCTACTTCGAACTGTCCACGAAACCAACGGAAGATGCAGGAACAGTCCAGACGACATTTCAATGTCAATCAAGCCGAAGTGAAACGTAGGAAGAAGAAAGAATCTTCACGATGGAGGAGAGTGTTGAAAAAGTTTTCTGTTGCTTACTTTGTGCGTAATTATTTTGGAAAGTGGATGGTTTCATCACAGGTGAAG ATTCTTGTCTTGTTCTGTTGCTGCATTCAACTCTTTCTGGCTGGCTATGGTGCAACAATGGTGAAACAAGAATTAAACATTGCAGACATGCTTCCAAGAAATTCACCACAACATTTATTTGTGACGCAACGCGACAAACATTTTTCGTACTATGCTTTCCACATGATCACTCAGTATGAGCAGGATGGCAAAGTGTTCGATTACGCGAATAATCAACCGTTATTGCATGAATATTATAAGAGAATTTCAGAA GTAAATAATGTTTTGAGGCGAAGAGGCCCTGATAAGTATCCTCGATTCTGGTTAATTATACTTCGAGATTGGTTGATAG ATTGTGATAAAAAGTTCCGTCAGGAATGGAACGCTGGAAGAATTCATCAGTCGTGTGTTCCGAATTGTAATATTTCACGAGAAGCCAAAATCGTGTATCTGTTATTGTTACTTGATCATACCGATAATGAGTTTTTAAAG AAGGAACCAGAAAAACTTGTTGAAAATGGTATCATTAAGCCTTCATCCTTTTACTACGCATTGACACTATGGTATTGGAATGATCATTTAGGAACTGTCAAAGCTCAG GCTAGCATCCACCCACCACTTAAAGAACCCAttattcaaaataaacaaaaattagacG aaaGATACAAAGCCGAACCGCAGTTTATAAGCATCCCATTTCATGTTCATAACTTGAAAACGACAGAAGATTTCGTCACTTTTGTCAAG GATATCAGAAGTATTTGTGATGAGTTCGCCGAAAGAGGATTGCCCAGTTATCCGAAAGGCATCCCGTTTACATACTGGGAACAGTTCATCTTGTTGCAGAAACACATGACGACGTCGGGGGTCGTGGTCCTCTGTTTTACCTTCTCTTTCACTTTGATCACAGTGATGAGCGTGAGAGCTGCTTTCATCGTG GCGTTCTTCCTGACGATTATCGCTTTTGAATTGTATGGTTTTATCGGCCTGCTTGGTATAAACCTGAGTGCTATCCCCGTGGTTGTTTTGATTGTATCTGTCGGAGTTGCTGTGGAATATACTCTTCACACTGTGCTT GCGTTTGTAAACACACCTGGAGATAGGAATGAACGCATGAGGGCAGCATTGGAGATTACTTTTGCGCCGAAAGTGGACAGCGCCATTTCGATTTTAATTGTAATGGCGCTTCTTTCAAACTCTGAACTCGACTTCGTTGTGAA ATTCTTCCATTTAATTATATGTCTCGTACTGACCgcactttttaatggtgttttTGTTCTACCCGTTGTTCTATCCTTTTTTGGTCCATGCTGTGAG ATAACACACCGTTCAATAATTCCTAGCATACAACCAGCTTTCACAATACCAATATCGGTGAAAGTAAACATAAATAAGAACGAGAAACGCAGGCCTGCACCTAACCGTCATTTGACGCCGATAGATGAAGAACGTTCATCGGAGATATCTTCACAAGAGAGTACGACCTCAGTGCGGCCCTCTACCCCGTATTTTAGTTCTTCGCACGGCTTTAGCTCTTCTTCTGACACATCTGCTGGTATGGACAGCGTGATACCACCGGAGTGGGAACACACACCAAGACTTTATAAAAACGACACGCACAGTCGGCGAAATAATTGTCGAAGAAACGGCACACGTCATGATTTTCGAACAATTCCGACAAACAGTTGTAAAAAGAACAGAAAGACGCGTAGTTGTACAACGTCGAGTAATTCGGCGTTACCTAGTAGTCAGCAGTCTTCTCGCTATTCTAATCGCACCAAACAAAACAGCGCAAACCCTAGAGTAATTCAAGTACAGTCACAAGACGACAATAGATCGACGACGAAAGTTAAAGCGACGATACAAATTGAAGTAGAAGCATCCACGTCGTCGTCATATCCAAGTTACGAAGACGACTATGATGATGACGATGGCTTACCGACAattaattgttaa
- the LOC130629781 gene encoding protein patched homolog 1-like isoform X3, with product MNKTCLENTDISCPLHQWRGKILPEPDLGAILTGGCYRVAKKIMHWDEDLIISGIEKNSTGYIKYAAAFQTIIQVTNAEYFAKSEKAQSIPNFSMEKAKSIIDAWKLKFTELVNREGQRKKLRSRMIAFSTASFQDVIDRFTRINTKSVAVGFVIVTAYAIVSLKRWSSAVYSYSLMGAVGVAFVCVSVFSGIGISHFFGMKLSAASTQVLPYLAVGLGLDSMFLMVRTYVVICDSGQFVDTKIVGMCLGECGLSVTITSFANACAFLMASTIPILSLQEFSKQAAIIVLLNWFMLMFLFTSILSFDVERQKHNRIDLCCCVKNDEEEDEEDEEDDSRLYKDAKYNQKNLQNNMNKLFLVGTNPHVPTSNCPRNQRKMQEQSRRHFNVNQAEVKRRKKKESSRWRRVLKKFSVAYFVRNYFGKWMVSSQVKILVLFCCCIQLFLAGYGATMVKQELNIADMLPRNSPQHLFVTQRDKHFSYYAFHMITQYEQDGKVFDYANNQPLLHEYYKRISEVNNVLRRRGPDKYPRFWLIILRDWLIDCDKKFRQEWNAGRIHQSCVPNCNISREAKIVYLLLLLDHTDNEFLKKEPEKLVENGIIKPSSFYYALTLWYWNDHLGTVKAQASIHPPLKEPIIQNKQKLDERYKAEPQFISIPFHVHNLKTTEDFVTFVKDIRSICDEFAERGLPSYPKGIPFTYWEQFILLQKHMTTSGVVVLCFTFSFTLITVMSVRAAFIVAFFLTIIAFELYGFIGLLGINLSAIPVVVLIVSVGVAVEYTLHTVLAFVNTPGDRNERMRAALEITFAPKVDSAISILIVMALLSNSELDFVVKFFHLIICLVLTALFNGVFVLPVVLSFFGPCCEITHRSIIPSIQPAFTIPISVKVNINKNEKRRPAPNRHLTPIDEERSSEISSQESTTSVRPSTPYFSSSHGFSSSSDTSAGMDSVIPPEWEHTPRLYKNDTHSRRNNCRRNGTRHDFRTIPTNSCKKNRKTRSCTTSSNSALPSSQQSSRYSNRTKQNSANPRVIQVQSQDDNRSTTKVKATIQIEVEASTSSSYPSYEDDYDDDDGLPTINC from the exons AtgaataaaacatgtctggAAAACACTGATATAAGTTGTCCTTTACATCAATGGAGGGGGAAA ATATTGCCAGAACCAGATCTTGGTGCCATTTTAACTGGTGGCTGTTACCGAGTTGCAAAGAAAATTATGCACTGGGATGAGGATCTTATCATTAGTGGAATTGAGAAAAACTCAACTGGTTACAttaaata TGCAGCTGCATTTCAGACGATAATTCAAGTAACCAATGCTGAATATTTTGCAAAGTCTGAAAAAGCTCAATCTATTCCAAATTTTTCGATGGAAAAGGCCAAATCCATTATTGATGCATGGAAACTAAAATTTACTGAATTGGTAAACAGGGAAGGACAAAGAAAGAAATTGCGTTCTAGGATGATCGCTTTTTCCACTGCGTCTTTCCAAGACGTGATAGATAGATTTACGAGGATTAACACAAAGTCGGTTGCTGTTGGATTTGTTATTGTG ACTGCATACGCCATTGTTTCTCTGAAGCGTTGGTCATCAGCTGTTTACTCATATAGTTTAATGGGAGCTGTTGGAGTGGCTTTTGTTTGTGTGTCTGTGTTCTCTGGAATTGgaatttctcatttttttggGATGAAACTCTCAGCAGCTTCAACACAA gTGCTTCCCTATCTTGCTGTTGGTTTGGGTTTAGACAGCATGTTTCTTATGGTCAGGACTTATGTTGTTATTTGCGATTCTGGTCAATTTGTTGATACTAAAATAGTTGGTATGTGCTTGGGAGAGTGCGGCCTTAGTGTTACTATCACTTCATTTGCAAATGCTTGTGCATTTCTGATGGCATCAACGATTCCCATCCTGTCTTTACAGGAGTTTTCCAAACAG GCAGCCATTATTGTGCTACTGAATTGGTTTATGTTGATGTTTTTGTTCACTTCTATTTTATCTTTCGATGTGGAGAGACAGAAGCATAATAGAATTGATCTGTGTTGCTGTGTTAAAAA TGATGAAGAGGAAGATGAGGAGGATGAGGAGGATGACTCGAGACTTTATAAAGATGCAAAATATAACCAAAAAAATTTGCAGAACAATATGAACAAATTATTTCTTGTTGGTACTAATCCCCATGTCCCTACTTCGAACTGTCCACGAAACCAACGGAAGATGCAGGAACAGTCCAGACGACATTTCAATGTCAATCAAGCCGAAGTGAAACGTAGGAAGAAGAAAGAATCTTCACGATGGAGGAGAGTGTTGAAAAAGTTTTCTGTTGCTTACTTTGTGCGTAATTATTTTGGAAAGTGGATGGTTTCATCACAGGTGAAG ATTCTTGTCTTGTTCTGTTGCTGCATTCAACTCTTTCTGGCTGGCTATGGTGCAACAATGGTGAAACAAGAATTAAACATTGCAGACATGCTTCCAAGAAATTCACCACAACATTTATTTGTGACGCAACGCGACAAACATTTTTCGTACTATGCTTTCCACATGATCACTCAGTATGAGCAGGATGGCAAAGTGTTCGATTACGCGAATAATCAACCGTTATTGCATGAATATTATAAGAGAATTTCAGAA GTAAATAATGTTTTGAGGCGAAGAGGCCCTGATAAGTATCCTCGATTCTGGTTAATTATACTTCGAGATTGGTTGATAG ATTGTGATAAAAAGTTCCGTCAGGAATGGAACGCTGGAAGAATTCATCAGTCGTGTGTTCCGAATTGTAATATTTCACGAGAAGCCAAAATCGTGTATCTGTTATTGTTACTTGATCATACCGATAATGAGTTTTTAAAG AAGGAACCAGAAAAACTTGTTGAAAATGGTATCATTAAGCCTTCATCCTTTTACTACGCATTGACACTATGGTATTGGAATGATCATTTAGGAACTGTCAAAGCTCAG GCTAGCATCCACCCACCACTTAAAGAACCCAttattcaaaataaacaaaaattagacG aaaGATACAAAGCCGAACCGCAGTTTATAAGCATCCCATTTCATGTTCATAACTTGAAAACGACAGAAGATTTCGTCACTTTTGTCAAG GATATCAGAAGTATTTGTGATGAGTTCGCCGAAAGAGGATTGCCCAGTTATCCGAAAGGCATCCCGTTTACATACTGGGAACAGTTCATCTTGTTGCAGAAACACATGACGACGTCGGGGGTCGTGGTCCTCTGTTTTACCTTCTCTTTCACTTTGATCACAGTGATGAGCGTGAGAGCTGCTTTCATCGTG GCGTTCTTCCTGACGATTATCGCTTTTGAATTGTATGGTTTTATCGGCCTGCTTGGTATAAACCTGAGTGCTATCCCCGTGGTTGTTTTGATTGTATCTGTCGGAGTTGCTGTGGAATATACTCTTCACACTGTGCTT GCGTTTGTAAACACACCTGGAGATAGGAATGAACGCATGAGGGCAGCATTGGAGATTACTTTTGCGCCGAAAGTGGACAGCGCCATTTCGATTTTAATTGTAATGGCGCTTCTTTCAAACTCTGAACTCGACTTCGTTGTGAA ATTCTTCCATTTAATTATATGTCTCGTACTGACCgcactttttaatggtgttttTGTTCTACCCGTTGTTCTATCCTTTTTTGGTCCATGCTGTGAG ATAACACACCGTTCAATAATTCCTAGCATACAACCAGCTTTCACAATACCAATATCGGTGAAAGTAAACATAAATAAGAACGAGAAACGCAGGCCTGCACCTAACCGTCATTTGACGCCGATAGATGAAGAACGTTCATCGGAGATATCTTCACAAGAGAGTACGACCTCAGTGCGGCCCTCTACCCCGTATTTTAGTTCTTCGCACGGCTTTAGCTCTTCTTCTGACACATCTGCTGGTATGGACAGCGTGATACCACCGGAGTGGGAACACACACCAAGACTTTATAAAAACGACACGCACAGTCGGCGAAATAATTGTCGAAGAAACGGCACACGTCATGATTTTCGAACAATTCCGACAAACAGTTGTAAAAAGAACAGAAAGACGCGTAGTTGTACAACGTCGAGTAATTCGGCGTTACCTAGTAGTCAGCAGTCTTCTCGCTATTCTAATCGCACCAAACAAAACAGCGCAAACCCTAGAGTAATTCAAGTACAGTCACAAGACGACAATAGATCGACGACGAAAGTTAAAGCGACGATACAAATTGAAGTAGAAGCATCCACGTCGTCGTCATATCCAAGTTACGAAGACGACTATGATGATGACGATGGCTTACCGACAattaattgttaa